From a single Eleginops maclovinus isolate JMC-PN-2008 ecotype Puerto Natales chromosome 18, JC_Emac_rtc_rv5, whole genome shotgun sequence genomic region:
- the rps6kb1b gene encoding ribosomal protein S6 kinase beta-1: MAGVFDIDLDQPEENVSDDEIEEVEISDIMDQCSGFEFNMDDCEKIEISEDNVNQGTENIRPECFELLRVLGKGGYGKVFQVRKVVGAASGKIFAMKVLKKAMIVRNAKDTAHTKAERNILEEVKHPFIVDLIYAFQTGGKLYLILEYLSGGELFMQLEREGIFMEDTACFYLAEISMALGHLHQKGIIYRDLKPENIMLNNHGHVKLTDFGLCKESIHDGTVTHTFCGTIEYMAPEILMRSGHNRAVDWWSLGALMYDMLTGAPPFTGENRKKTIDKILKCKLSLPPYLTQEARDLLKRLLKRNASSRLGAGAGDATEVQAHPFFRHINWEDLLARKVEPPFKPFLQSAEDVSQFDSKFTSQTPVDSPDDSTLSESANQAFLGFTYVAPSVLENIKEKFSFEPKIRSPRRVVDSPRTPLSPVKFSGAECWARSPLLTGGGPSVLQSPQDQAMELSTPEQMDVTSNSEASAPLPIRQPTGVNLGQMKQQAYPVVAKRPDHLRMNL; the protein is encoded by the exons ATGGCCGGAGTGTTTGACATTGATCTGGACCAGCCGGAGGAAAATGTCTCCGACGATGAGATTGAGGAG GTTGAGATCAGCGATATCATGGACCAGTGCAGTGGATTTGAGTT CAACATGGACGACTGTGAGAAGATCGAGATATCGGAGGACAACGTCAACCAGGGGACGGAGAACATCAGACCGGAGTGCTTCGAGCTGCTGCGGGTGCTGGGGAAAGGCGGCTATGGAAAG GTTTTTCAAGTCCGAAAAGTCGTTGGAGCGGCATCGGGCAAAATATTTGCCAtgaaagttttaaaaaag GCTATGATAGTTCGCAACGCCAAGGACACCGCCCACACCAAGGCAGAGAGGAACATCCTGGAGGAGGTGAAGCACCCTTTCATCGTCGATCTCATCTACGCCTTCCAGACGGGAGGGAAGCTGTACCTCATCCTGGAGTACCTGAGTG GGGGAGAACTGTTCATGCAGCTGGAGAGGGAGGGCATCTTCATGGAGGACACAGCCTG cttctACCTGGCAGAGATCTCCATGGCTCTGGGTCACCTGCACCAGAAGGGAATCATCTACAGAGACCTGAAGCCTGAGAACATCATGCTCAACAACcacg GCCATGTTAAGTTAACCGACTTCGGGCTGTGTAAGGAGTCCATTCACGACggcacagtcacacacacattctgcgGCACCATCGAATACAT GGCGCCGGAGATCTTGATGCGAAGCGGACACAACAGAGCGGTGGACTGGTGGAGCCTCGGCGCTCTGATGTACGACATGCTCACAGGAGCG CCTCCGTTCACGGGGGAAAACCGGAAAAAGACCATCGACAAGATCCTGAAGTGTAAGCTCAGCCTCCCGCCCTACCTCACACAAGAAGCCAGAGATCTCCTGAAGCGg TTGCTGAAGAGAAACGCCTCATCACGGCTGGGAGCGGGCGCAGGAGACGCCACAGAAGTGCAG GCTCATCCCTTCTTCAGACACATTAACTGGGAGGATCTGCTGGCTCGGAAAGTGGAGCCTCCCTTCAAACCTTTCCTG CAATCAGCTGAAGACGTGAGTCAGTTCGACTCCAAGTTCACAAGTCAGACTCCGGTGGACAGCCCGGACGACTCCACCCTCAGCGAGAGCGCAAACCAAGCCTTCCTG GGCTTCACATATGTCGCTCCGTCAGTTCTGGAAAACATCAAAGAAAAGTTCTCTTTTGAGCCAAAGATCCGCTCACCTCGACGGGTCGTGGACAGCCCGAGAACTCCTCTCAG ccCGGTGAAGTTCTCTGGAGCAGAATGCTGGGCCCGAAGCCCCCTCCTCACCGGCGGCGGACCGAGCGTCCTCCAGTCTCCTCAGGACCAGGCCATGGAGCTGTCCACCCCGGAGCAGATGGACGTCACCTCGAACTCCGAGGCCTCTGCCCCTCTACCCATCCGTCAGCCTACGGGGGTCAACCTGGGTCAGATGAAGCAGCAGGCCTACCCAGTCGTGGCTAAACGGCCCGACCATCTACGTATGAACCTATGA
- the tubd1 gene encoding tubulin delta chain, with the protein MSIVTVQLGQCGNQVGQQLFDSLCCDAQDGQRKERCTASCERFFHQNMHGDLVARAVLIDMEPKVINQSISRAAKSGRWRYGETSHFSQKQGSGNNWANGFCVHGPGHTEVVEELVRREVERCDRLSGLMAMMSVAGGTGSGVGTYVTQCLRDIYPKSFILNHLTWPYGTGEVIVQNYNTVLTLAHLYKLSDAILVHENDTVHQICSQLLNIQQISFADVNTVIAHQLGSVLQPALTAESHGVYSRNPLGELVGALCCHPEYKLLSVSTIPQVPSASMAYSSFSWPSLLKHLRQMLISNTKMEEGIDWQVRPPAASERSRSLTAGSFNTSLANVLILRGKDVYSAETAGFEDPALYTSWLSSEEAFSVWKSPVPFNKYEKSATLVSNSQALLSPLDSMVGRAWNMFASRAYIHQYTKFGISEEDFLDSFTSLEQVISSYKQLR; encoded by the exons ATGTCCATAGTGACGGTGCAGCTCGGGCAGTGCGGGAACCAGGTGGGTCAGCAGCTATTCGACAGCCTCTGCTGCGACGCTCAGGACGGCCAGAGGAAGGAGCGCTGCACCGCCAGCTGCGAGCGCTTCTTCCACCAAAACATGCATGGAG ACCTTGTTGCCCGGGCGGTGCTGATCGACATGGAGCCCAAGGTGATCAACCAGAGCATCAGCAGGGCTGCAAAATCCGGCAGGTGGAGGTATGGAGAGACCTCACACTTCAGCCAGAAGCAGGGATCTGGGAACAACTGGGCTAACGG GTTCTGCGTGCACGGGCCGGGTCACACTGAGGTGGTGGAGGAGCTGGTGAGGCGAGAGGTGGAGCGCTGTGACAGGCTGTCTGGGCTCATGGCCATGATGAGTGTGGCTGGGGGAACAGGGTCCGGAGTCGGGACTTATGTCACTCAGTGTCTCCGAGACATCTACCCAAAGTCCTTCATCCTCAACCACCTCACCTGGCCGTACGGGACCGGAGAg GTGATTGTCCAGAACTATAACACCGTGCTGACACTAGCTCATCTCTATAAGCTGTCGGACGCCATCCTAGTGCACGAGAACGACACGGTGCACCAGATCTGCAGTCAGCTGCTCAACATCCAACAGATCTCCTTCGCCGATGTCAACACAGTGATCGCTCACCAGCTGGGCAGCGTCCTGCAGCCCGCCCTCACCGCCGAGTCCCACGGAGTCTACAGCAGAAACCCTCTGG GTGAGTTGGTGGGCGCTCTCTGCTGCCACCCAGAGTACAAGCTGCTCAGCGTCTCCACCATCCCTCAGGTGCCCAGCGCCTCCATGGCCTACAGCAGCTTCAGCTGGCCCAGCCTGCTCAAACACCTCCGCCAGATGCTCATCTCCAACACCAAGATGGAGGAAG GTATTGACTGGCAGGTGCGTCCCCCTGCAGCCTCTGAGCGCAGCAGGAGCCTCACAGCAGGGAGCTTCAACACGTCTCTGGCCAACGTGCTCATCCTGAGAGGGAAGGACGTGTACAGCGCAGAGACAG CTGGCTTCGAGGACCCGGCCCTGTACACCTCCTGGCTCTCATCAGAGGAAGCCTTCAGTGTGTGGAAGTCTCCGGTGCCTTTTAATAAGTATGAAAAAAGTGCCACGCTGGTCAGTAACAGCCAGGCTCTGCTCAGCCCTCTGGACAGCATGGTGGGCAGAGCCTGGAACATGTTTGCCTCCAG AGCCTACATCCACCAGTACACTAAGTTTGGGATCTCAGAGGAGGACTTCCTCGACAGCTTCACATCTCTGGAGCAGGTCATCTCCAGCTACAAACAACTGCGCTAG